A single genomic interval of uncultured Sphaerochaeta sp. harbors:
- the greA gene encoding transcription elongation factor GreA yields MGFQEIENLLKEEQWTRSTVTTYTTSSFQELDKNIKEMDEEQKTEAKSLCDTHLSEKERNSIIAMYISGSIQLERRGADDYLQLLSLIEMFMEAKKWNIVEYLSQKILSRNENKHALRLLADSYEQMGKEEEKFQLWERLVKVDYEEVEIVRQLASHAKQKGNKDKAISFYKKGIHRLIKRKDVSSVRAMFTALLELEEDNFGYFISVADQVSAVSKSTAVALLRDLENASKDDIDHQVECQKQMLALDREDTFARENLIKSYKTKYKTHSRLKSCLESSALTSIINRDILHSIEDFETNIAFDKGTFVFQNSTNRIGRIRSIDESDVIVDFAGQSSKEGSRMSTSMAFKSLQALPKSHIWVLKSALPREKLSKKVQEDIPWTLKTLMASNEGRINLKEIKSELVPSILDVKEWTPWLNQAKKELMTNPLFDLSSNDVDTYLLRSTPVSYEEKQLQVFRNEKNIYDKIKSLKDFIAAKGDVESDFFFEMVRYFSDLFFEENGAFKPIVVANDITFSCYLLLEDLVKHQNMNFISYPDALTFAMLYERCDNVEATFAAIKDPELKKAFIDHVVEEIPGWEKILAVLFDSYLTGYIPDIYKQKKKYSALAGIYRDAVENFKEKGNTLIYLLKNGEKKYWEKAGISAEQLLYTELQLLDFTNRCIDNRKDVQENRKNAKTLMGFLFDERAVLNFVAAGNEERAQKIYSLVANVFNLPGGKKIEIKHAISEQFPSFKFFDEVEPINKQSVVPTGLFCTPSSLAAKKKEIEHIQHVELPEVAKEIGEARELGDLRENSEYKYGKEKQSLLNNTLRRLAEEVDRATVITKDKVDSSKVGFGTKVVMMDNIHAEEVVFTIMGPWESNPNENVINLLAPFGRALLNHEVGERFTFTLNDQNYDFTVKSISVVDF; encoded by the coding sequence ATGGGATTCCAAGAGATTGAGAACTTGCTGAAAGAAGAGCAATGGACGAGAAGCACCGTAACTACCTATACAACAAGCAGCTTCCAGGAACTGGACAAGAACATCAAGGAGATGGACGAAGAACAGAAAACTGAAGCAAAGAGCTTGTGCGACACGCACCTCAGTGAGAAGGAGCGAAACAGCATCATTGCCATGTACATCAGTGGGTCCATCCAATTGGAACGCAGAGGAGCGGATGATTATCTGCAGCTGCTCAGCCTCATTGAGATGTTCATGGAAGCCAAGAAATGGAATATTGTTGAATATCTCTCACAGAAAATTCTCAGTCGCAATGAGAACAAGCATGCGCTTCGCTTGCTTGCTGATTCATATGAACAGATGGGAAAGGAAGAAGAGAAATTCCAGCTTTGGGAACGTTTGGTGAAGGTGGACTACGAAGAAGTCGAGATCGTCCGCCAACTTGCCTCACATGCAAAGCAGAAGGGAAACAAAGATAAAGCCATCTCCTTCTATAAGAAAGGTATCCACAGGCTTATCAAGAGAAAAGATGTCTCCTCAGTAAGAGCAATGTTCACTGCCCTTCTTGAATTGGAAGAAGACAACTTCGGTTACTTCATCTCTGTAGCAGATCAGGTGTCTGCTGTGAGCAAGAGTACTGCAGTTGCGTTGTTGCGCGATCTTGAGAATGCAAGCAAGGATGACATTGACCATCAGGTCGAATGCCAGAAACAGATGCTTGCCCTTGACCGCGAAGATACCTTTGCCAGGGAAAACCTGATCAAGAGTTACAAGACGAAATACAAGACCCATTCCAGGCTCAAGAGCTGTCTTGAGTCCAGTGCACTGACAAGCATTATCAATCGTGACATTCTCCACAGTATCGAGGATTTCGAAACAAATATTGCCTTCGACAAGGGTACATTCGTCTTCCAGAACAGTACAAACCGAATCGGTAGAATACGGTCAATTGATGAAAGTGATGTCATCGTGGATTTTGCTGGACAGTCAAGCAAGGAAGGCAGCAGGATGTCTACCTCAATGGCTTTCAAGAGCTTGCAGGCACTTCCTAAGAGTCATATCTGGGTGCTCAAGAGCGCATTGCCAAGAGAGAAACTCAGCAAGAAAGTGCAGGAGGATATTCCTTGGACACTGAAGACCTTGATGGCCAGCAATGAGGGAAGGATCAACCTAAAAGAGATCAAGAGTGAATTGGTTCCCTCCATCCTTGATGTCAAGGAGTGGACTCCTTGGCTCAATCAGGCCAAGAAGGAGTTGATGACCAACCCACTCTTTGATCTTTCCAGCAATGATGTGGATACATACCTTCTCCGTTCCACCCCTGTAAGCTATGAAGAGAAACAGCTCCAGGTTTTCAGGAATGAGAAGAATATCTATGACAAGATCAAGAGCCTGAAGGACTTTATTGCTGCAAAGGGAGACGTCGAGAGCGACTTCTTCTTTGAGATGGTGAGATACTTCAGTGATCTTTTCTTCGAGGAAAATGGTGCCTTCAAGCCGATCGTGGTGGCGAATGACATTACATTCAGTTGTTATTTGCTGCTTGAAGATTTGGTGAAACATCAGAATATGAACTTTATCAGCTATCCTGATGCGCTGACCTTCGCTATGCTCTATGAGCGCTGTGATAATGTTGAGGCAACCTTTGCTGCAATCAAGGATCCCGAGCTAAAGAAAGCCTTCATCGACCATGTTGTTGAGGAAATTCCTGGCTGGGAGAAAATCCTTGCAGTTCTGTTTGACTCGTACCTCACCGGATACATCCCCGATATCTACAAGCAGAAGAAAAAGTACAGTGCTCTTGCAGGCATTTACCGCGATGCGGTGGAAAACTTCAAGGAAAAAGGAAATACCCTGATATACCTGCTCAAGAACGGTGAGAAGAAGTATTGGGAGAAAGCCGGTATTTCCGCTGAGCAGCTGCTATACACCGAATTGCAATTGCTCGACTTCACCAACCGTTGTATCGACAACCGAAAGGATGTACAGGAAAACCGCAAGAACGCAAAGACGCTCATGGGTTTCCTCTTTGATGAACGTGCAGTCCTGAACTTTGTGGCGGCGGGGAATGAGGAGAGAGCACAGAAGATTTACAGCCTTGTGGCAAATGTATTCAATCTTCCTGGTGGAAAGAAAATTGAGATCAAGCATGCAATCAGCGAGCAGTTCCCCTCATTCAAATTTTTTGATGAAGTGGAGCCGATCAACAAGCAGAGCGTTGTTCCCACCGGTCTTTTCTGTACTCCCAGCAGTCTTGCAGCCAAGAAGAAAGAGATTGAGCATATCCAGCATGTGGAACTACCAGAGGTTGCCAAGGAAATTGGTGAAGCCAGGGAGTTGGGCGATCTTCGAGAGAACAGTGAATATAAGTATGGTAAGGAGAAACAGAGTCTCCTGAACAATACTTTACGCAGACTCGCCGAAGAGGTCGATCGTGCTACGGTCATTACCAAGGACAAGGTAGACTCTTCTAAGGTTGGGTTTGGTACCAAGGTGGTTATGATGGACAATATCCATGCCGAAGAAGTGGTGTTCACCATCATGGGACCGTGGGAATCAAATCCCAATGAGAATGTCATCAACCTTCTCGCCCCGTTCGGTAGAGCCTTGCTCAATCATGAGGTTGGGGAGCGATTTACCTTCACCCTTAACGATCAGAATTATGACTTTACGGTCAAGTCGATTTCAGTCGTTGATTTCTAG
- a CDS encoding glycoside hydrolase family 2 TIM barrel-domain containing protein, protein MQERYTVDEHTVLEDYPRPQLVRGSYENLNGWWDFAISNEETRPQYFPLSILVPFSPETKLSGLQTKITANLRLWYHRTLTYTALSPDSRLLLHFEAVDHSCVVFLNGIEVGSHQGGYLPFSFDITDSLKKENDLLVKVVDPGDSEPIIRGKQASKASGIFYQGQSGIHQTVWIEEVPQFYIKNLIITPDLSQHCWYVQVVPNDGVHEVSVSYLDGHKQCKGMSNQRLCCQVEKVHPWSPEDPYLYHITVQMGSDIVTSYVGLRSFEVQDGRLLLNGKPYYQHGILDQGYWPQSLYTAPSDQAIIDDLVMVKKLGFNMVRKHAKVESRRWYYHCDHLGLLVWQDMVSGGRPPVQPIMSAPLFVSGFKVKDHHYRLLGSRDAKYREMFATELTQMIETLYNCVSIAMWVIFNEGWGQFDAKEMYSLVKALDSTRTIDCTSGWYDQGIGEFSSRHVYFKRYRHQPDKLGRAIILSEFGGYLYRVEGHDDEGEKPFGYKHLHDRTAFNDAFFRLYEEEVYPAKQKGLAASVYTQLTDVQQELNGLVTFDRMVVKLDEVVALQVAALLLGTEERE, encoded by the coding sequence ATGCAGGAAAGGTACACCGTTGATGAACATACTGTCTTGGAAGATTACCCACGTCCCCAGCTGGTCCGAGGTTCCTACGAGAACCTCAATGGCTGGTGGGATTTTGCAATAAGCAACGAAGAGACCAGGCCACAATATTTCCCTCTAAGTATTCTTGTACCATTCTCACCGGAAACAAAACTCAGTGGGTTGCAAACTAAGATTACCGCAAATCTAAGACTCTGGTACCATCGTACACTAACATATACTGCCCTCTCTCCCGATTCACGACTCCTACTGCATTTTGAGGCTGTCGATCATTCATGTGTTGTCTTCCTGAATGGTATTGAGGTTGGATCGCATCAGGGAGGGTACCTCCCCTTCTCCTTCGATATCACAGATTCACTGAAGAAAGAGAACGACTTATTGGTCAAGGTTGTTGATCCTGGAGACAGTGAGCCGATCATCAGAGGCAAACAGGCATCCAAAGCATCGGGAATATTTTATCAGGGGCAAAGTGGTATTCACCAGACTGTCTGGATTGAGGAAGTTCCCCAGTTCTATATCAAGAACCTCATCATCACGCCTGACCTCTCACAGCACTGCTGGTACGTCCAGGTTGTTCCCAATGATGGGGTACATGAGGTTTCCGTCTCATACTTGGATGGGCATAAACAGTGCAAGGGAATGAGTAACCAACGTCTTTGTTGTCAGGTGGAGAAGGTACACCCTTGGAGTCCTGAAGATCCATATCTCTACCACATCACCGTACAGATGGGCAGTGATATCGTAACAAGTTATGTTGGATTGCGGAGCTTTGAGGTGCAGGATGGAAGATTGTTGCTTAACGGAAAACCTTATTACCAGCACGGAATCCTGGACCAAGGATACTGGCCTCAAAGCCTCTATACCGCTCCAAGTGACCAAGCAATCATTGACGATTTGGTCATGGTGAAAAAGTTGGGCTTCAATATGGTTCGAAAGCATGCAAAAGTAGAGAGCCGAAGATGGTATTATCATTGTGACCATCTAGGTCTTTTGGTTTGGCAGGATATGGTAAGTGGGGGAAGGCCTCCTGTTCAACCCATTATGTCTGCCCCACTCTTTGTGTCTGGTTTTAAGGTGAAAGACCATCACTATCGACTGCTGGGCAGTCGGGATGCAAAATACCGAGAGATGTTTGCCACTGAGCTTACACAGATGATAGAAACACTCTATAACTGTGTCAGTATTGCCATGTGGGTCATCTTCAATGAGGGTTGGGGACAATTCGATGCGAAAGAGATGTACTCCCTCGTTAAAGCTCTCGATTCAACAAGAACCATCGATTGTACCAGTGGCTGGTATGACCAGGGTATTGGTGAATTCTCTTCCCGCCATGTGTATTTCAAACGGTACCGCCACCAACCAGACAAACTCGGCAGAGCAATAATTCTCTCAGAATTTGGAGGGTATCTGTATCGTGTTGAAGGACATGACGATGAAGGAGAAAAACCCTTTGGATATAAGCATCTGCATGATCGTACAGCATTCAATGATGCCTTCTTCAGGCTCTACGAGGAAGAAGTATATCCTGCCAAACAAAAAGGGCTCGCAGCTTCCGTCTATACTCAATTGACTGATGTACAGCAGGAACTCAATGGATTGGTTACCTTCGACCGAATGGTGGTAAAGCTGGATGAGGTGGTTGCCTTACAGGTTGCTGCCTTGCTTCTTGGAACGGAAGAGCGAGAGTAG
- a CDS encoding segregation/condensation protein A — MQEQTVQEEQVPKGATFHTPTFDGPLDLLLFLIQKSEVNIYDIPISLITEQFLGYLKEEKVTELGDLTQFYKMAADLLYIKSRMLLPVELEFDEEYQDPRQELVDRLLEYQKFRKYTELLTGTNTSAELFITRKSSQFRLPFGDEELFGEVSLQDLLKTFSRLMTTITPNKVFNVYESVTVNEKIALMQELFETQDYITLEQLIVHADQLLHIICSFMAILDACKLRMITLVQSEPFGPILIRKVDEAFEQDFEHMYDDDFEEIEEEIITAPISEGEEERFFEEDADNLRTTTDDGRVFLYDDESEDEQIILDDE, encoded by the coding sequence GTGCAAGAACAAACAGTACAAGAAGAACAAGTGCCAAAGGGGGCGACTTTCCATACCCCTACTTTCGATGGTCCATTGGACTTGTTGCTGTTCCTCATCCAAAAATCAGAAGTCAATATCTATGACATTCCTATTTCGCTTATCACTGAACAGTTCTTGGGATATCTCAAGGAAGAGAAGGTGACTGAGCTTGGTGACCTGACGCAATTTTACAAGATGGCTGCAGACCTGCTGTATATCAAGAGCAGGATGCTGCTCCCTGTTGAACTGGAATTCGATGAAGAATACCAGGACCCCAGACAAGAACTGGTGGACCGTCTGCTGGAGTACCAGAAGTTCAGGAAATATACTGAGTTGCTTACTGGAACCAATACCAGTGCCGAATTGTTCATTACCCGGAAAAGCAGCCAGTTTCGTCTTCCATTCGGAGATGAGGAACTGTTTGGTGAGGTTTCATTGCAGGATTTGCTCAAGACGTTTTCACGGCTTATGACCACCATAACCCCAAACAAGGTGTTCAACGTCTACGAATCGGTAACGGTCAATGAAAAAATCGCCTTGATGCAGGAATTGTTTGAGACTCAAGATTATATCACCTTGGAACAACTGATCGTCCATGCTGACCAACTGCTCCATATTATCTGCAGTTTCATGGCAATTCTTGATGCATGCAAACTCAGGATGATCACCCTTGTACAGAGTGAACCGTTCGGTCCAATTCTCATCCGCAAGGTCGATGAAGCCTTTGAACAGGATTTTGAACACATGTACGATGATGATTTCGAGGAAATTGAGGAAGAAATCATCACCGCACCTATCTCAGAAGGTGAAGAAGAGAGGTTTTTTGAGGAAGATGCAGATAATCTCCGCACAACTACTGACGATGGTCGCGTTTTTCTGTATGATGATGAGAGTGAGGATGAGCAGATCATTCTCGACGATGAGTGA
- the cmk gene encoding (d)CMP kinase produces MVVAIDGPAGVGKSSIAQMIAKTCNFYYLNSGSFYRAYTYLHVQEGKNPMDYPAVLETAKHYMLSIEDDRICVNGTDIEDKLHTPEVDAVVAQVSTYPPLRSYVNEQLRRIAKDMDVVIEGRDITTVVFPDADLKCYFDAKAKVRAERRLKQHPNGQDYETVLRQIKMRDEIDKGKEVGALRVAEDALYIDTSYLTIGQVCEKVLSAIFTLKGDVNR; encoded by the coding sequence ATGGTTGTAGCCATAGACGGACCGGCTGGAGTTGGGAAAAGCTCCATTGCCCAGATGATTGCAAAGACTTGTAATTTCTACTATCTCAATTCCGGTTCATTCTATAGGGCCTACACCTACCTGCATGTACAGGAAGGGAAGAACCCCATGGATTACCCAGCAGTCCTGGAAACGGCAAAGCACTATATGCTCTCTATTGAAGATGACCGCATCTGTGTCAACGGCACTGATATTGAGGATAAGCTGCATACCCCTGAGGTTGACGCAGTAGTAGCGCAAGTATCAACATATCCTCCGCTTAGAAGCTATGTGAATGAACAGCTGAGAAGGATTGCAAAGGATATGGATGTGGTCATTGAAGGGAGAGATATTACGACCGTGGTCTTCCCAGATGCCGACTTAAAATGTTACTTTGATGCAAAGGCTAAAGTTCGTGCTGAACGTCGTCTCAAGCAGCATCCAAACGGACAAGATTACGAGACTGTGTTGCGACAAATCAAGATGCGTGACGAAATTGATAAGGGCAAGGAAGTTGGTGCACTTCGTGTTGCAGAGGATGCTCTGTACATAGACACCTCGTACTTGACTATAGGACAAGTTTGTGAGAAAGTGTTATCTGCTATTTTTACGCTCAAGGGCGATGTAAATAGGTAA
- the recA gene encoding recombinase RecA → MAKNSKDTTFPTDQKQKREALEAARVQIDKQFGKGSLMKFGDNKENRNIESISSGSLLLDEALGIGGYPKGRVIEIYGPESSGKTTLALHAIAESQKAGGIAAFIDAEHAMDPSYAKKLGVNIEELWISQPDSGEQALEIAESLVRSGAVDIIVVDSVAALTPQAEIDGDMGDSHMGLQARLMSQALRKLTGLLSKSHTTIIFINQIRMKIGIMFGNPETTTGGNALKFYSSVRLEVRKIESISKSADDIVGNRVRIKIVKNKVSPPFKKVELDLLFGEGISYIASILDAALKYEMLEKSGSWYSYNGEKIGQGRERTLDFLKDNPDIATDLDNRLRAKMFPKADAVEAVETASEGK, encoded by the coding sequence ATGGCAAAGAACAGTAAAGATACGACATTCCCCACTGACCAGAAGCAGAAGCGGGAAGCATTGGAAGCAGCAAGGGTCCAGATTGACAAGCAGTTTGGAAAAGGGTCCTTGATGAAGTTCGGTGACAACAAAGAAAACCGAAACATTGAAAGCATCTCTTCCGGGTCCTTGCTTCTTGATGAAGCACTTGGCATTGGAGGATACCCAAAGGGTAGGGTCATTGAGATCTACGGTCCTGAAAGCAGTGGTAAGACCACACTTGCTCTTCATGCTATTGCAGAGAGTCAGAAAGCTGGGGGAATTGCCGCATTCATTGATGCTGAGCATGCTATGGATCCAAGTTATGCGAAGAAACTGGGTGTAAACATTGAAGAACTCTGGATAAGCCAGCCGGACAGTGGAGAACAGGCCCTGGAGATTGCAGAATCCCTGGTACGGAGTGGGGCAGTGGATATCATTGTCGTGGACTCTGTTGCTGCCCTTACCCCACAAGCAGAAATCGATGGGGATATGGGTGATAGCCACATGGGACTCCAGGCTCGGCTGATGAGCCAAGCACTGCGCAAGCTTACCGGTCTGCTTTCAAAGAGCCACACTACCATCATTTTCATCAACCAGATTAGAATGAAGATCGGCATCATGTTCGGTAACCCAGAGACAACCACAGGGGGAAATGCCCTGAAGTTCTACTCTTCAGTCCGCCTCGAGGTTCGCAAGATTGAGTCCATCAGTAAAAGTGCTGATGATATCGTTGGAAACCGAGTACGAATCAAGATAGTGAAGAACAAGGTTTCGCCTCCATTCAAGAAAGTTGAACTGGATCTTCTCTTCGGTGAAGGTATCAGCTATATTGCAAGCATCCTTGATGCAGCGCTCAAGTACGAAATGCTGGAGAAAAGTGGCTCCTGGTACTCCTATAACGGAGAGAAGATTGGACAGGGAAGAGAGCGGACATTGGACTTCCTCAAGGATAACCCGGATATCGCCACTGACCTTGACAATCGCCTCAGGGCAAAGATGTTCCCCAAAGCCGATGCTGTCGAGGCAGTGGAAACTGCTTCAGAAGGCAAGTAA
- the rpe gene encoding ribulose-phosphate 3-epimerase has protein sequence METASLRIAPSMLSADFSCTAEEVQSINESKADWVHLDVMDGMFVPNITFGPKFIQDLRPHSDLVFDVHLMIDKPERYISLFAESGSDYITVHGEASLHLHRTLQMIKASGCKAGVSLIPSTPVSMIEPILDMVDLILVMTVNPGFSGQSLIPSTLQKIERLAELREQHGYDYLISVDGGVNLETVGEIAQRKADIAVCGSAFFGAPDRAAFIQAMKERAQA, from the coding sequence ATGGAAACAGCTTCACTAAGAATCGCACCAAGTATGTTGTCTGCTGACTTCTCATGCACCGCAGAGGAAGTACAGAGCATCAACGAGAGCAAAGCAGATTGGGTACATCTGGATGTCATGGACGGTATGTTCGTCCCGAACATCACCTTCGGTCCCAAGTTCATCCAAGATCTCAGACCTCACTCAGACTTGGTCTTTGATGTGCACCTTATGATTGATAAACCAGAGCGGTATATTTCACTGTTCGCTGAGAGCGGAAGTGATTATATCACGGTACATGGGGAAGCATCACTGCATCTTCATCGTACCTTGCAGATGATAAAGGCTAGTGGTTGCAAGGCTGGAGTATCACTCATTCCTTCCACACCTGTTAGCATGATTGAACCTATCCTTGATATGGTCGATTTGATACTTGTCATGACGGTGAATCCTGGTTTTAGCGGTCAGAGCCTCATCCCTTCCACACTGCAGAAGATTGAACGGCTTGCTGAACTGAGGGAACAACATGGATATGACTACCTTATCAGTGTAGATGGGGGAGTGAATCTGGAAACAGTAGGTGAGATCGCACAGCGAAAAGCAGATATAGCTGTATGTGGAAGCGCCTTCTTTGGTGCTCCAGACAGGGCTGCATTCATACAGGCGATGAAGGAACGGGCACAGGCATGA
- a CDS encoding pseudouridine synthase, whose translation MKLSYPLRLQVYLAKSGCGSRRSCETLITSGRVTVNTKRVTELGTKVDEEDVVMVDDQMVEPSEKTYYYALHKPKGFVCTNWDPNEKNYARDLIDIPDKNLLFHIGRLDKDSSGLILFTNDGDVAQKIMHPSEEIEKEYLVSCTTGVRREDLDEARKGVLIDMPQPYTIKRFEIISKKWVRIILTEGKNREIRKILSHYGYEVKQLVRMRIGCIELGDLKPGQYRSVTSSEIKALLRGENDILRKSSGRGW comes from the coding sequence ATGAAATTATCATATCCGCTTAGATTACAGGTCTATTTGGCAAAGAGTGGTTGCGGGTCCCGCAGATCCTGCGAAACACTGATCACCAGTGGGCGGGTAACCGTGAATACGAAACGGGTAACAGAACTGGGAACCAAGGTCGATGAAGAAGATGTCGTTATGGTAGATGACCAGATGGTGGAACCAAGTGAGAAAACCTACTACTACGCCTTGCACAAGCCCAAGGGGTTTGTTTGCACGAACTGGGATCCAAACGAGAAAAACTATGCACGTGATCTGATTGATATTCCAGACAAGAATCTTCTCTTTCATATTGGTCGTCTGGACAAGGATTCCAGTGGCTTGATTCTCTTCACCAACGATGGGGATGTAGCACAGAAGATCATGCATCCCTCCGAGGAGATTGAAAAGGAGTACCTGGTAAGCTGTACTACCGGCGTACGCAGGGAAGACCTGGATGAGGCCCGTAAGGGAGTCCTCATAGACATGCCGCAACCTTATACAATCAAACGTTTTGAAATCATCAGCAAGAAATGGGTACGAATCATCCTAACTGAAGGAAAGAACCGTGAAATCAGAAAGATTCTCAGCCACTATGGGTATGAGGTGAAGCAGCTGGTCAGGATGAGAATTGGTTGCATTGAACTGGGTGACCTCAAACCAGGACAGTACCGTAGTGTCACTTCTTCCGAGATCAAGGCGCTTTTGAGGGGAGAAAATGATATTCTAAGAAAGAGTTCAGGGAGAGGATGGTAA
- the scpB gene encoding SMC-Scp complex subunit ScpB: MDRKRQVGNAGIQQSPLLSTEARLVEVILFLENEPVSLERLSKMTSLSEETTRKAITELQEHYREYLHGLDLAESQGAFQFLPSSDLHDKLRSCYGRRVDRRLSRAALETLSIVAYSQPITRREIDNIRGVSSDTIIRLLRDREYIKVIGRKDVPGHPCLYGTSRKFLFEFNLASISALPKLSDIDRLRFEAEPTQEKEEA; the protein is encoded by the coding sequence GTGGATAGGAAGAGGCAAGTGGGCAACGCTGGGATACAGCAAAGCCCCCTCTTGAGTACCGAGGCCCGGTTGGTCGAAGTCATTCTCTTTTTGGAGAACGAACCGGTTAGTTTGGAACGATTGAGCAAGATGACCTCCCTTTCGGAGGAGACAACAAGAAAAGCCATTACAGAACTGCAGGAACATTACCGTGAATACCTGCATGGACTGGACCTTGCCGAAAGCCAGGGTGCCTTCCAATTCCTACCTTCCTCTGATCTGCACGACAAACTTCGTTCCTGCTACGGCAGACGTGTCGACAGACGCCTCAGTCGTGCAGCCTTGGAAACACTGTCCATTGTGGCATACAGCCAACCGATTACCCGTAGGGAGATAGACAACATCCGTGGGGTTAGCAGTGACACCATCATCCGTTTGTTGCGAGACCGAGAATATATCAAGGTGATTGGAAGGAAGGATGTCCCTGGGCATCCCTGTCTCTACGGCACCTCGAGGAAATTCCTTTTCGAATTCAACCTAGCAAGTATCAGCGCACTACCCAAGCTCTCCGATATCGACCGACTGCGATTTGAAGCAGAACCAACACAGGAGAAAGAAGAAGCATGA
- the dtd gene encoding D-aminoacyl-tRNA deacylase yields MKAVIQRVQDASVSVEGTITGQIDHGLLVYLGIGHDDTEAQLAWLCEKIVKLRIFTDDQGKMNKSLSDVQGSILVVSQFTLLANLRKGNRPSYNDAAPPQKAEALYEQSLKLFAQLGFPVSSGEFGAHMKVSYTNDGPVTLMLEAD; encoded by the coding sequence ATGAAGGCGGTCATCCAACGTGTCCAGGATGCAAGTGTTTCCGTTGAGGGAACTATCACGGGTCAGATCGATCATGGCCTTCTTGTCTATCTGGGTATAGGACACGACGATACAGAAGCTCAACTTGCATGGTTATGCGAAAAAATTGTGAAGCTACGTATTTTTACCGATGATCAGGGCAAAATGAACAAGAGCCTTTCTGACGTACAGGGGTCCATACTGGTCGTCAGCCAGTTCACGTTGCTGGCAAATCTACGAAAGGGAAATCGCCCATCCTACAACGATGCTGCACCACCACAAAAAGCTGAGGCTTTGTATGAACAATCCCTCAAGTTGTTTGCTCAGTTGGGGTTTCCTGTCTCTTCAGGTGAGTTTGGAGCACATATGAAGGTGTCCTATACCAATGACGGTCCGGTCACCCTCATGCTTGAAGCAGATTAA